Part of the Prevotella communis genome is shown below.
TCTCTGCAGGGAGATATTCCTGAATTTCTTGCTTCATAGGCTTGGGTATGCCCCAGATGGCTTCGGCGATACTGCCAACGATGGCACCCAGTGTGTCTGCGTCGGCGCCCAGTGATACGGCCTTACGAACCGCATCCTCAAAACCATCGCTGATGCCGATAATCCAGAGCGCGACAGGAACTGTGCCCTGGCATGTTTCATCGAATCGGTTGATAACATCAGCCTTCCTAATGTTGATGTCATAGCCGGAGAACTGGACACATTCATCGAGAATCTCGTCAATATGCTCTGGTGCTTGCTCTTCATGTTGCAAAGCCTTGAAGATGGCCAGAGCAACAGTCTGAGCACCTTTGATTCCTTCATCATGATTATGGGAGGGTAGGGCGGTGGCAGCTGCAGCATCAAGAACCTCGTCGACGTTGTCGTGCCAATGAGCTACTGGAGATACGCGCATTGCAGAGCCGTTGCCAAAGCTGTTGTATGGCTGAGGGTTGTCGCTATGAACCCACTGGGCAAAACGTCCGCCATATCCTCCCTTCGGATTAGGATAGCGGCGGCACCAGTCATGGATGCTTTCACCGAACTCGCGTTCATGTAGTAAAGCATCGGCGACAGCGACGGTGCAGATGGTGTCATCGGTGAAGCCGTTCTCCTCTGACAGCCATTCGAAATTGTAGTCGTTCGTAGGATTGAACTCCCAGCGACTACCAACGATATCTCCAATTAATGCTCCTAACATATCAGTTCTTTTTAGTCCTTATAATAATTATAGATAGTCTGCTCTGTAATCAGGGAAATCTTTTTTCAAAACTGCATTTATGGCGTTAACTTCCTTTATACAAGAGTGTTCTTTAGGAACATAAAGAATTTCTGTAGCACCTTTCTCATATAATAGAACCACACGTATTAGTGAGGTGGAAAAAAATGTTTCTTTGTCCTTATCTGGAATATTAATAAAAAAATTACCTACCTCAATGCATTCATTTTTAAAGATTGGTTCTTCTGACACTATTCCTATTCGAATACTTTGTGAGTCCATTTTCGTCAATGTACAAACTTTAGAAGATTCGTTTACTCTAGCTAAACTAATGTTATCAATGGGAGCTTTGGTAAAAATATAGACATTGATTTTGTAAAGACTAGCAACCCCTCTGCTATTATTCTGTACAAAGGCTCTAAAAAACAATTCCTTTCGTTCTGATGCTGGCTGTATTTCATAAAAAAGATCAGCACCCATTAATCTCAATAAGGGTGCAGTGAAACGATGAAAGCAGTCACGAACTTCATCGCTATGCATAATTTCAGAGGAGAAATTACCTCTTCTATAATACCTTTTATCATCTGCCATATGAGGGGCGTCATCACTTCTGGGAATCTTAACAATGTATATTGACTTTGTTGCTTTTTTATTGAGTCTTATGGGATATATTGTAAGCCCCTCAATTTTCGGTTGGATGAGGTTTATCTTTTGTTCAAGCCATTCCTTTGAAAATTTGCTATCGATTATTGGGGCATAATAACTTGGCTTGTGAGTATTTTTGTCTTCACCTACACCATAAATAATAATGCCACCATCCGAGTTCGCAAATGATGACACATCCTTTGTTATTTCAGGAATCTTATCTGGGGATAACGCAGCTCCATCTTTGTAGTCAAGATGCCTGTTTTCTTCGACTTCTAACTCGATAAAGTCATTTAAGTCTTCTATACAATATCCTTTTCTTTCGTAAAAATCCATTTCTTTTATACAATCTACTATGTATTCATTTTTCGTTTCAGAATACTTACAAATTATTTAAAATCAAAGGTGATAGAAACACTCCTATTATTAACGACGTCATCTATCGCTTTGTCTAAAAGAATTTTGATTTTATTTGCTGCTTTATCTAGTTCATATATTCCAGCACATTTAGTAAAAATATCATCTTTTTCAATAAAATTAGTAAGATTGAAATTTAATTTGTCGTAATCCTGTGAATTGTAATATAATGATGCAATTTCTTTCTGTACAGAATCAGGGAATAGTGGTGTTTCTATCATATGAAAATAAGAAGGTGCACAATGACCGCCAGAACCTCCAACCCCAATGTAATCTATCATCCCTTTTTCACGCCAGAACGCCAAGAAACATCTAACAAAAATACTTTCAACTAAGTTCTTATTCTTGTTTATTATTCTTATGCCGTGATAATTGGTTGCAACATTATGACTTTCGTCTACAACAACAAATGTTCTTCCTTTGCCGAATCCTTCTCCTCCAAAAATAATATCTCCTTTCTCGATTGTTTTCAATTTTGTAGGGGTACCGATATAAGTAGATTTCTCTACATATCCATATTGATGAATGTTTGTTGGTAGTACTAGTTCATAGAAGCCTTTAATATAAACTTCACTATCTATTCTTGACTTTAGAAACTTATTTTCAAGGGAAGTTCCTCTGCTATAAGTGAAACCTCTTTCGATTAGATTTTTTGAACCATATACATAGTTTTTTACCATCCAATTCCAAAAAGAGAAATCCTCGTTGTATAATCCTGTATCTAGCCTTCCGAAATTTTGTATTTCATTAAAATTCGGAAGATTATAAATAAATGAGCCATCATTCTGATTATTACGTAATTCTTCTTCGATTTTTCTAATTATTTCTTTGTGTTTCCTTTTTATCTGACTATATTTCTTAATGTATGCTTTTGCTAACATAGAGATATATTCTATTACTTGATTGTCAGAAGGAACTGGAATAATCACTTTATCCATGGCGTTACTATCAAGCCTAGGATACATACCGCGATTTTGAAATCCAAGAATTTGTTCTACGAAGAATTCTGTTCTTAGAATCGCATAAAGATACTCTTTTGTTATTCGTTTGTCAATGATATCTCTTATTATTAATATTGCGGGTGAGCAGCAATGGTTTTCATATTCATCTGTAATTATACCAATGCCACCACGATATGTTCTTACTGTTGATATGAGAATATCTCCTTTTTTGCATTTCTTTGGACTATCTGAAGGTAAATTAAAACCAAAAAAAGTGTTACTTTCAATAGAACCACAGTTTACGTTAATATCACCTATTTCAGAGTATGTATATTGCTTTTTTCTTTCTGGACGTATTTTCTTCTTACTCTCTTTACATACAGATGATAATGGCTTGTACAAAGTATTGTCATCTGGTAAAAATCGTGAGTATTTTGATGGAGCAAATACAAAACCATTCTTTTCACATTCATGAAAAGATATAGATTTAGGAACACCAATATATTTATATGCCATTTTATTTTTCTTTTATGAATAAATCTTGCAAACTCTTCTCTTGCTGAAGACACCATTGACGGAAATCCTTGATTGTCTGTGTGAAATCCTCATCAAGAACAGGATTTCCTTCACTGTCAATTTCCGTTTCAAAAGTATCATAATTTATTTTAAAAGAAGGAGAGAAGTATTTTACACGCTTACTTGTTTTTACTTCATATCCGACCTTTTTGATATCCCTTATAAAAATTTCATAATTCTGTTCTTTGAGACGGTTAAGTTCTGCATTTGACGGTTTATATGCAACGATTATAGTTGTGTTCACACCTGTTTCGGCAAAGACATTGGCCGGCATGTCAAATAATGCAACGATTCGCATCTTTTCCATAAGCCATTGTCTTGCAACGCGATGTGAGTCAATACTTGCAATTGAATTGGACAGAACAATACCCATTCTACCATTCTCTGCTAATATGCGATAGGCGTTCTCAAGAAATACTATTCCCAAATCAATCTTGTTAGCCTCTTTTGCTTTTGTCTTCTTTTTCTTTGTTTCATTAGTTTCTTCTCTTTGGCCATATAACTTCCAAAGTTCGTAGCACTTAATAACATCTAAATCTTTTTGATCTTTAGGAGTATAAGCACGATCTTCTCCGAAAGGAGGATTAGTTAAAACAACATCAAATTTTTTGATTTTGTTTGTGTCTGGGCGTTTTTCCCAATCACCATTTTGGTTCATTGATGGTATCAGCTGTATAGGCTCACCTGTACTTCCAAATTTTGTAAGTAGAGAACCGTATCCGTCTGTCTGAGCTATAATCTTTGCATTTCCATCTCCATTTAACAGCATATTGAGGGTGGCCAACATCACCATTTGGTCATCAATATCCATACCAAAAATA
Proteins encoded:
- a CDS encoding ADP-ribosylglycohydrolase family protein, which gives rise to MLGALIGDIVGSRWEFNPTNDYNFEWLSEENGFTDDTICTVAVADALLHEREFGESIHDWCRRYPNPKGGYGGRFAQWVHSDNPQPYNSFGNGSAMRVSPVAHWHDNVDEVLDAAAATALPSHNHDEGIKGAQTVALAIFKALQHEEQAPEHIDEILDECVQFSGYDINIRKADVINRFDETCQGTVPVALWIIGISDGFEDAVRKAVSLGADADTLGAIVGSIAEAIWGIPKPMKQEIQEYLPAEMKEVIAQFYESIKEK
- a CDS encoding AlbA family DNA-binding domain-containing protein, which gives rise to MDFYERKGYCIEDLNDFIELEVEENRHLDYKDGAALSPDKIPEITKDVSSFANSDGGIIIYGVGEDKNTHKPSYYAPIIDSKFSKEWLEQKINLIQPKIEGLTIYPIRLNKKATKSIYIVKIPRSDDAPHMADDKRYYRRGNFSSEIMHSDEVRDCFHRFTAPLLRLMGADLFYEIQPASERKELFFRAFVQNNSRGVASLYKINVYIFTKAPIDNISLARVNESSKVCTLTKMDSQSIRIGIVSEEPIFKNECIEVGNFFINIPDKDKETFFSTSLIRVVLLYEKGATEILYVPKEHSCIKEVNAINAVLKKDFPDYRADYL